One genomic segment of Mesoterricola silvestris includes these proteins:
- a CDS encoding sensor histidine kinase, with amino-acid sequence MRRNHVGTWVLLFVLAVESVHTIPLRQRYFLRLPSDHGFGWVYLYAILGPLLVGLIYVLCAPMLWTYVEDSRWRYRWNPKGILIAGSACLGMHALDYGAFYWLFKGKPPGSVWSNILFTLGILGFAGFLSTTMNGLEMARSKHRRRADETAKALLDARARLIASQVDPHAMFNILDGAGYLIDEDPELAKTMLDASADYLRKLLKVTKSDSIPLAEERALIQEYLQVQSIRLGDRLRVDWDWPVKFDGVPILPILIQPLVENAINHGIWPSKTGGILSLKSRRKGASLEITVGNTGEPMHQTQRKGATGLENVRQRLALAYGPRASCELCSRDGWTLAIITLPLEP; translated from the coding sequence GTGCGGCGGAACCACGTTGGAACGTGGGTTCTGCTGTTCGTGCTAGCCGTCGAAAGCGTTCACACCATACCTCTTCGGCAGCGGTATTTCCTGCGCCTCCCAAGCGACCATGGCTTCGGGTGGGTCTACCTCTATGCGATCCTAGGTCCGCTCCTGGTGGGGCTGATCTACGTCCTCTGTGCGCCCATGTTGTGGACCTATGTTGAGGATAGCCGCTGGCGCTACCGGTGGAACCCGAAGGGCATCCTGATTGCGGGCTCCGCGTGCCTGGGAATGCATGCGCTGGATTACGGGGCCTTTTACTGGCTGTTCAAGGGGAAGCCTCCAGGGTCCGTCTGGAGCAACATCCTGTTCACCCTGGGGATCCTAGGCTTTGCCGGATTCCTGTCCACGACGATGAACGGGCTGGAAATGGCCAGGTCCAAGCACCGGAGGCGGGCCGACGAAACCGCAAAGGCCCTCCTGGATGCCAGGGCCAGGCTCATCGCGTCCCAGGTGGATCCCCATGCCATGTTCAATATTCTGGACGGCGCCGGATACCTGATAGACGAAGACCCAGAGCTTGCCAAAACGATGCTGGACGCTTCGGCGGACTACCTCCGCAAGTTGCTCAAGGTGACCAAATCGGACTCTATTCCCCTGGCAGAGGAACGCGCCCTGATTCAGGAATACCTCCAGGTCCAGTCGATTCGATTGGGGGATCGGCTCCGGGTGGATTGGGACTGGCCAGTCAAATTTGACGGGGTGCCCATCCTGCCTATCCTTATTCAGCCCTTGGTGGAGAACGCTATAAACCATGGTATATGGCCCTCGAAGACTGGAGGGATCCTTTCCTTGAAATCGAGGCGCAAGGGGGCAAGCCTGGAAATCACCGTGGGCAATACCGGGGAGCCCATGCACCAGACCCAGCGCAAAGGTGCCACAGGGCTTGAGAACGTGCGACAAAGGCTGGCCCTCGCATATGGTCCCAGGGCCTCATGTGAGTTGTGTTCCCGGGATGGATGGACGCTGGCTATAATCACCCTCCCACTGGAGCCCTGA
- a CDS encoding LytR/AlgR family response regulator transcription factor, translating into MRCLVADDEPFSRAKMSKYLRELGCEVIYECGDGESVVDWITANPTAVDALFLDIQMPRASGLDVLDTIQDRQIPVVFVTGHREYAISAFDLAASDFLEKPITLEKVRRAVERVKGDAMLYRYHGEVHCVTVKTSRTTQALVPITAVESFSVSDRMVTARIIGDPQDHEVVGHRTLKSVEDAFPREQFKADGRSKIIRML; encoded by the coding sequence ATGCGATGCCTGGTTGCGGATGATGAGCCCTTTTCCAGGGCGAAGATGAGCAAATACCTACGCGAACTAGGGTGCGAGGTGATCTATGAATGTGGGGATGGGGAATCCGTAGTGGATTGGATCACCGCGAACCCTACTGCGGTGGACGCGCTCTTCCTGGATATCCAGATGCCTAGGGCGTCAGGGTTGGACGTTCTTGATACGATCCAGGACCGGCAAATTCCGGTCGTGTTCGTGACGGGTCACCGGGAATACGCAATCAGCGCCTTTGACCTTGCGGCATCGGACTTCCTGGAGAAGCCCATCACCCTGGAGAAGGTGCGGAGGGCCGTGGAGCGGGTGAAGGGCGATGCGATGCTCTACCGGTACCACGGGGAGGTTCACTGCGTCACCGTGAAGACCAGCCGCACCACCCAGGCCCTTGTCCCCATCACGGCGGTTGAATCCTTCTCTGTTTCCGATCGCATGGTCACAGCCAGGATCATCGGGGATCCCCAGGATCATGAGGTGGTGGGGCACCGGACCTTGAAGTCCGTGGAAGACGCCTTCCCGAGGGAGCAATTCAAGGCCGATGGCCGGTCTAAGATCATCCGGATGCTGTAG
- a CDS encoding epoxyqueuosine reductase, producing MSTSTAESFKEWLRTAALDLGFARVGFASCEPFDRERLSRWFAEGRGGLLPYLLPGALADPASVMEGARTALVGFFPYARPGAVPGAAPGSLKVSRYLWGPDYHRILKPRLKALLARAQELRPGLQGRVCVDTAPILERQLAARAGLGWQGKHTLLIAGKAGSWGFLGVLLLDADLPPDRPFPGERCGSCTRCLEACPTGALEPFALDPRLCLTTYTVETEAPPPPAVEAALAGTRWAAGCDLCQEACPWNRAPLWGDEGLWGGPSPLHTQPAEAGVMGVGRWQSLTRGTALRRVRHRHWLATLGRILG from the coding sequence TTGTCCACCTCGACCGCGGAAAGCTTCAAGGAATGGCTGCGGACCGCGGCCCTGGACCTGGGGTTCGCCCGGGTCGGCTTCGCCTCCTGCGAGCCCTTCGACCGGGAGCGCCTTTCCCGGTGGTTCGCGGAGGGCCGGGGCGGGCTCCTGCCCTACCTGCTTCCCGGGGCCCTGGCGGACCCCGCCTCGGTGATGGAAGGGGCGCGCACGGCCCTGGTGGGATTCTTCCCCTACGCCCGGCCCGGAGCCGTGCCCGGGGCCGCGCCGGGCTCCCTGAAGGTCAGCCGCTACCTCTGGGGCCCGGACTACCACCGGATCCTGAAGCCCCGGCTCAAGGCCCTCCTCGCCAGGGCCCAGGAGCTGCGCCCGGGGCTCCAGGGGCGGGTCTGCGTGGACACGGCGCCCATCCTGGAGCGCCAGCTGGCCGCCAGGGCGGGCCTGGGCTGGCAGGGCAAGCACACCCTGCTCATCGCGGGCAAGGCCGGCTCCTGGGGCTTCCTGGGGGTGCTGCTGCTGGACGCCGACCTGCCCCCGGACCGGCCCTTCCCGGGGGAGCGGTGCGGCTCCTGCACCCGGTGCCTGGAGGCATGCCCCACCGGAGCCCTGGAGCCCTTCGCGCTGGATCCCCGGCTCTGCCTCACCACCTACACCGTGGAGACCGAGGCTCCGCCGCCCCCCGCGGTGGAGGCGGCCCTGGCCGGGACCCGGTGGGCCGCGGGCTGCGATCTCTGCCAGGAGGCCTGCCCCTGGAACCGCGCGCCCCTGTGGGGCGACGAAGGGCTGTGGGGAGGGCCGAGCCCGCTCCACACCCAGCCCGCGGAGGCGGGGGTCATGGGCGTGGGCCGGTGGCAGTCGCTGACCCGCGGGACGGCGCTGAGGAGGGTCCGGCACCGGCACTGGCTGGCCACCCTGGGGAGGATATTGGGCTAG
- the speA gene encoding biosynthetic arginine decarboxylase — MAIKNFTVQDAMSMYGVKEWGYGFFGVNSKGHLVVHPTRDENLSCDVFDIVQHLRKKGVDTPLILRFPQILAARVTELNEAFHKAMREYDYAGSYQGVYPVKTNQIKEVVDQVVKAGYKYRYGLEAGSKPELMIALSMNLHPDALVTCNGYKDETFMRMALLARKAGRNVLITVEKMTELPMILKVARELKVEPLLGLRFKLNAMGSGKWESSAGDHSKFGLNTQELLEAVETLEKKGLLDSVVELHFHIGSQITDIRRVKTAMKEATRMYAKLYKRGVPLKYLNVGGGLGVDYDGSRTTFSSSMNYTIDEYASDVVYTTQDVCAQEQVPVPNLLSESGRAIAAFHEVVVVDIIGLIDTTHTKYRVELTGNEPQVLKELAYTRDNLSVKNFAEMYHDAITQKDELITLFNLGYLSLDDRAKGEILFWEVCRKLSKIFSYKSLKYIPEEFQDLSKSLADKLIANFSLFQSMPDHWAIDQLFPVMPIHRLKEKPTISATLCDITCDSDGKMEKFIDLKDVRDEISLHEPKGGEPYYLAFFLTGAYQDILGMRHNLFGAPTEAHVVVNEDEDFKVQQIIPGDTMDHVLRSVHYDPDELVEGPTRRRQNKSDAGEALKALLTQQRSLPTYLDTNER; from the coding sequence ATGGCAATCAAGAATTTCACGGTCCAGGACGCGATGTCGATGTACGGCGTCAAGGAATGGGGCTATGGTTTCTTCGGCGTGAACAGCAAGGGCCACCTCGTCGTCCATCCCACCCGGGACGAGAACCTGTCCTGCGACGTGTTCGACATCGTGCAGCACCTGCGCAAGAAGGGCGTGGACACCCCGCTGATCCTGCGCTTTCCCCAGATCCTGGCCGCCCGGGTCACGGAGCTCAACGAGGCCTTCCACAAGGCCATGCGGGAGTACGACTACGCCGGGAGCTACCAGGGCGTCTACCCGGTGAAGACCAACCAGATCAAGGAGGTCGTGGACCAGGTGGTGAAGGCGGGCTACAAGTACCGCTACGGCCTGGAGGCGGGCTCCAAGCCCGAGCTGATGATCGCGCTGTCCATGAACCTCCACCCGGACGCCCTGGTCACCTGCAACGGATACAAGGACGAGACCTTCATGCGCATGGCGCTCCTGGCGCGCAAGGCCGGGCGCAACGTGCTCATCACCGTGGAGAAGATGACCGAGCTGCCCATGATCCTGAAGGTGGCGAGGGAGCTCAAGGTGGAGCCGCTCCTGGGCTTGCGCTTCAAGCTCAACGCCATGGGCAGCGGGAAGTGGGAGAGCTCGGCCGGGGACCACTCCAAGTTCGGGCTCAACACCCAGGAGCTGCTGGAGGCGGTGGAGACCCTGGAGAAGAAGGGCCTCCTGGACTCCGTCGTGGAGCTGCACTTCCACATCGGCAGCCAGATCACCGACATCCGCCGGGTGAAGACCGCCATGAAGGAGGCCACCCGGATGTACGCCAAGCTCTACAAGCGCGGCGTGCCCCTGAAGTACCTCAACGTGGGCGGCGGCCTGGGCGTGGACTACGACGGCAGCCGCACCACCTTCAGCTCCTCCATGAACTACACCATCGACGAGTACGCCTCCGACGTGGTGTACACCACCCAGGACGTCTGCGCCCAGGAGCAGGTCCCCGTCCCCAATCTCCTGAGCGAATCGGGGCGGGCCATCGCGGCCTTCCACGAGGTGGTGGTGGTGGACATCATCGGCCTCATCGACACCACCCACACCAAGTACCGGGTGGAGCTCACCGGCAACGAGCCCCAGGTGCTCAAGGAGCTGGCCTACACCCGGGACAACCTGTCGGTGAAGAACTTCGCCGAGATGTACCACGACGCCATCACCCAGAAGGACGAGCTCATCACGCTGTTCAACCTGGGCTACCTGTCCCTGGACGACCGCGCCAAGGGCGAGATCCTGTTCTGGGAGGTGTGCCGCAAGCTCTCCAAGATCTTCAGCTACAAGAGCCTCAAGTACATCCCCGAGGAGTTCCAGGACCTCAGCAAGAGCCTGGCCGACAAGCTCATCGCCAACTTCAGCCTCTTCCAGTCCATGCCCGACCACTGGGCCATCGACCAGCTCTTCCCCGTGATGCCCATCCACCGCCTCAAGGAGAAGCCCACCATCTCCGCCACGCTTTGCGACATCACCTGCGACAGCGACGGGAAGATGGAGAAGTTCATCGACCTCAAGGACGTGCGGGACGAGATCAGCCTGCACGAGCCCAAGGGCGGCGAGCCCTACTACCTGGCCTTCTTCCTCACGGGCGCCTACCAGGACATCCTGGGCATGCGCCACAACCTCTTCGGGGCCCCCACCGAGGCCCACGTGGTGGTGAACGAGGACGAGGACTTCAAGGTCCAGCAGATCATCCCCGGCGACACCATGGACCACGTGCTGCGCAGTGTCCACTACGACCCCGACGAACTGGTGGAAGGCCCCACCCGCCGCCGCCAGAACAAGAGCGACGCCGGCGAGGCGCTGAAGGCCCTCCTGACCCAGCAGCGCAGCCTCCCCACGTACCTGGACACGAACGAACGTTAG
- a CDS encoding HDOD domain-containing protein: MINPFRLFFRERTPPAGAPAEVPVPAPAPAPDPFDGPWAILSGAATPPPRPLSPAELEQVDLLAPRVLEHFSRNRPDPTSFPALAVRIIDLLNEPDVDMARLLKAISPDPAISINVLRVANSALYNRGSDITEMRMAVMRIGLRGVGEIAAGVAGRSLFDVGLRVEYEVFGTRWSELFLDTMAVAFGASQFAFEQHVGRADSAFLAGMFHDLGKSLALRSLAALVIAGEVEAPLPDPVVDEVLERVHVEIGCAVHGIWGLPAPLQDICRRHHAPEVPAGPGDQEVHILRLVSGIHRLVKDPSDPRHLDETRQSISAMHLVRRGAALLHREMEQHVERVKLLFPPTP; this comes from the coding sequence GTGATCAACCCCTTCAGGCTCTTCTTCCGGGAACGGACCCCGCCCGCGGGGGCCCCGGCTGAGGTGCCGGTTCCCGCTCCCGCCCCGGCGCCGGATCCCTTCGACGGGCCCTGGGCCATCCTCTCCGGCGCCGCCACGCCTCCGCCGCGGCCCCTGTCGCCGGCGGAGCTGGAGCAGGTGGATCTCCTGGCGCCCCGGGTCCTGGAGCACTTCTCCCGGAACCGCCCCGACCCGACCTCCTTCCCCGCCCTGGCGGTGCGGATCATCGACCTGCTAAACGAGCCCGACGTGGACATGGCCCGGCTCCTCAAGGCCATCAGCCCCGACCCGGCCATTTCCATCAACGTGCTGCGCGTGGCCAATTCGGCCCTCTACAACCGCGGATCGGACATCACGGAGATGCGCATGGCGGTCATGCGCATCGGCCTGCGCGGCGTGGGCGAGATCGCCGCGGGCGTCGCGGGGCGGAGCCTGTTCGACGTGGGCCTCCGCGTGGAGTACGAGGTCTTCGGCACCCGGTGGTCGGAGCTCTTCCTGGACACCATGGCCGTGGCCTTCGGCGCGAGCCAGTTCGCCTTCGAGCAGCACGTGGGCCGGGCCGACAGCGCCTTCCTGGCGGGCATGTTCCACGACCTGGGCAAGTCCCTGGCCCTGCGTTCCCTGGCGGCCCTGGTCATCGCCGGCGAGGTGGAGGCCCCCCTGCCCGACCCCGTGGTGGACGAGGTCCTGGAGCGGGTCCACGTGGAGATCGGCTGCGCCGTCCACGGGATCTGGGGCCTCCCCGCCCCCCTCCAGGACATCTGCCGGCGGCACCACGCCCCCGAGGTCCCCGCCGGCCCCGGGGACCAGGAAGTCCACATCCTCCGCCTCGTCTCCGGCATCCACCGCCTCGTGAAGGATCCCTCCGACCCCCGCCACCTCGACGAGACGCGCCAGTCCATATCCGCCATGCACCTGGTCCGCCGCGGCGCCGCCCTCCTCCACCGCGAAATGGAGCAGCACGTGGAGCGGGTGAAGCTCCTCTTCCCCCCAACCCCCTGA
- the arfB gene encoding alternative ribosome rescue aminoacyl-tRNA hydrolase ArfB codes for MDALDVTGAVVIPAAAFQVKAVRAGGPGGQNVNKVASKVEVRVDLALIEGLDPASLDRLRAKVRNQLDAEGRWIVTSSRTRDQLLNLEDARSKVAQAVLESLKAPVPRRPTRPTRSSRTVRLIVKKRAGAVKKDRARKDWD; via the coding sequence ATGGACGCCCTCGACGTCACGGGCGCCGTGGTCATCCCCGCCGCCGCCTTCCAGGTGAAGGCCGTGAGGGCCGGGGGCCCCGGGGGTCAGAACGTGAACAAGGTGGCCTCCAAGGTGGAGGTTCGGGTGGACCTGGCCCTCATCGAGGGGCTGGATCCCGCGTCCCTGGACCGCCTGCGGGCGAAGGTGCGCAACCAGCTGGACGCGGAGGGGCGCTGGATCGTCACCAGCTCGCGCACCCGGGACCAGCTCCTCAACCTCGAGGACGCGCGCTCCAAGGTGGCCCAGGCCGTGCTGGAGTCCCTCAAGGCCCCGGTTCCGCGCCGGCCCACGCGCCCCACCCGGTCCAGCAGGACGGTGCGCCTCATCGTCAAGAAGCGCGCCGGAGCCGTGAAGAAGGACCGGGCCCGCAAGGACTGGGACTGA
- a CDS encoding STAS domain-containing protein, translating into MNFTSRIEGLTATIGLEGRFTFEAHPGFKACTREALESGPLERIVLDMEKVTYLDASSLGMILLLRESAETRQVAVVLHRPSQPVMSLLEVVRFERLFQITN; encoded by the coding sequence ATGAATTTCACGAGCCGGATTGAGGGCCTCACGGCGACGATCGGACTCGAGGGCAGGTTCACGTTCGAAGCGCATCCGGGCTTCAAGGCCTGCACCCGGGAAGCCCTGGAATCCGGGCCCCTGGAGCGCATCGTCCTGGACATGGAGAAGGTCACCTACCTCGACGCCAGCTCCCTGGGCATGATCCTCCTCCTCCGGGAGTCCGCCGAGACGCGCCAGGTGGCCGTCGTCCTCCACCGCCCCTCGCAGCCGGTCATGAGCCTCCTGGAAGTGGTGCGGTTCGAGAGGCTCTTCCAGATCACGAACTGA
- the purN gene encoding phosphoribosylglycinamide formyltransferase, with protein sequence MKRLALFISGTGGNALNLLEACASGRVPATPVLGLSSSARAAGVERLAARGLGVAVVARSAFDDDRAFTLACLDRAEAAGADVIALCGWLKKLDLPAAWEGRILNIHPGLLPAFGGPGMYGMHVHRAVLEAGVAESGCTVHVVDNVYDHGRIVAQARVPVLPGDTPEALQQRVYQQEMALYPAALRDFLASL encoded by the coding sequence ATGAAACGACTGGCCCTCTTCATCTCCGGCACCGGGGGCAACGCCCTCAACCTCCTGGAGGCCTGCGCCTCCGGGCGGGTCCCCGCGACGCCGGTCCTGGGACTGTCCTCCAGCGCCAGGGCCGCGGGCGTCGAGCGGCTCGCGGCGCGGGGCCTCGGGGTCGCCGTGGTTGCGCGGTCCGCCTTCGACGACGACCGGGCCTTCACCCTGGCCTGCCTCGACCGGGCCGAGGCGGCGGGAGCGGACGTGATCGCCCTCTGCGGATGGCTGAAGAAGCTGGATCTGCCCGCGGCCTGGGAGGGCCGCATCCTGAACATCCACCCGGGCCTGCTCCCGGCCTTCGGGGGGCCGGGGATGTACGGCATGCACGTGCACCGGGCCGTGCTGGAGGCGGGCGTCGCGGAATCGGGCTGCACCGTGCACGTGGTGGACAACGTCTACGATCACGGCCGCATCGTGGCCCAGGCCCGGGTGCCCGTCCTGCCCGGGGATACGCCCGAGGCCCTGCAGCAGCGGGTGTACCAGCAGGAGATGGCCCTCTACCCGGCGGCGCTGCGGGATTTCCTGGCCTCCCTCTGA
- a CDS encoding Gfo/Idh/MocA family protein, with product MSKLRVAVVGVGSLGQHHARIAAGSEATELVAVVDPGEARGREIAEKFGTAWAPDMGQVLDRVDAVQIAAPTGFHHALGLEVLKAGKHVIMEKPLAATLDEGKALLGALAGARRDRPGLVAAVGHLERFNPAVTALRSLGIKPHFAEAIRVSPFPMRSMEVDVIMDVMIHDLDLLLALIGRPVVSVEAVGVPVLTKYADLVNARLRFEGGAFATVTASRVARKKERVLRAFGTRAYASLDFAAQKLEVLRLAMGPDGPAVLPDVIDIVEGEPLKLELEAFYAACLGLGEDLCPWQDAFEAMKVADMVQKSVAESLANLKID from the coding sequence ATGTCCAAATTGCGTGTGGCCGTCGTCGGAGTGGGCAGCCTGGGCCAGCACCATGCCCGGATCGCGGCCGGATCGGAGGCCACCGAGCTGGTGGCGGTGGTGGATCCCGGCGAGGCCCGGGGCCGGGAGATCGCCGAGAAGTTCGGCACCGCCTGGGCGCCGGACATGGGCCAGGTCCTGGACCGGGTGGACGCCGTGCAGATCGCCGCGCCCACCGGGTTCCACCACGCCCTGGGCCTCGAGGTGCTCAAGGCCGGCAAGCACGTGATCATGGAGAAGCCCCTGGCCGCCACCCTCGACGAGGGCAAGGCCCTCCTGGGGGCCCTGGCCGGGGCCCGCCGGGACCGGCCCGGGCTCGTGGCCGCCGTGGGCCACCTGGAGCGCTTCAACCCGGCCGTGACGGCCCTGCGCTCCCTGGGCATCAAGCCCCACTTCGCCGAGGCCATCCGGGTTTCGCCCTTCCCCATGCGCAGCATGGAGGTGGACGTGATCATGGACGTGATGATCCACGACCTGGACCTGCTCCTGGCGCTCATCGGGCGCCCCGTGGTGTCCGTGGAGGCCGTGGGCGTCCCGGTGCTCACCAAGTACGCCGACCTGGTCAACGCGCGGCTCCGGTTCGAGGGCGGCGCCTTCGCCACCGTCACCGCCAGCCGCGTGGCCCGCAAGAAGGAGCGGGTGCTCCGCGCCTTCGGGACCCGGGCCTACGCCAGCCTCGACTTCGCCGCCCAGAAGCTGGAAGTGCTCCGCCTGGCCATGGGCCCCGACGGACCGGCTGTCCTGCCCGACGTCATCGATATCGTCGAGGGGGAGCCCCTGAAGCTCGAACTGGAGGCCTTCTACGCCGCGTGCCTGGGCCTCGGGGAGGACCTCTGCCCGTGGCAGGACGCCTTCGAGGCCATGAAGGTGGCCGACATGGTGCAGAAGTCCGTGGCGGAGTCCCTGGCGAACCTGAAGATCGACTAG
- a CDS encoding serine hydrolase domain-containing protein, whose amino-acid sequence MFYDLASLAKPLVTAPLAHRHLDLDEDRRGELGFLDRPEPLTVRQLLSHSAGLPPWLPFTGEPLAAQLARGFPAGAHPKLVRGTPGTSLYSDLGYRLLAELLERRTGVPFAELGAASSGLEPAPWREAPAYAPQGPDLDMWKLAEPALPFPPRDPHLPNDANARAGMRGHAGFGTDAAGLRASLERWVASGAPLLMARDAARGADGSRWGLGLQRAFTGPGRFGELLEGVRREGVHVVEWDRDRLSPAVPDSGPGPASAFWYHLGFTGPALFFRPEDGLCVAVLAHRVGPGGGLLDAAQLQARRMEALSAWL is encoded by the coding sequence GTGTTCTACGACCTCGCGTCCCTCGCGAAGCCCCTGGTGACCGCGCCCCTGGCGCACCGGCACCTGGACCTGGACGAGGACCGGCGCGGGGAGCTGGGCTTCCTGGACCGTCCGGAGCCCCTCACGGTGCGCCAGCTCCTGAGCCATTCCGCGGGCCTTCCGCCGTGGCTCCCCTTCACGGGGGAGCCCCTCGCGGCCCAGCTGGCGCGCGGATTCCCCGCCGGGGCCCATCCCAAGCTGGTCCGGGGGACCCCCGGCACCAGCCTCTATTCGGACCTGGGCTACCGCCTCCTGGCGGAACTGCTGGAGCGCAGGACGGGCGTGCCCTTCGCGGAGCTGGGGGCGGCCTCCTCGGGCCTGGAGCCCGCGCCCTGGCGCGAAGCGCCGGCCTACGCGCCCCAGGGCCCGGACCTGGACATGTGGAAGCTCGCCGAACCCGCGCTGCCCTTCCCGCCCCGGGACCCGCACCTGCCCAACGACGCCAACGCGCGCGCGGGAATGCGCGGCCACGCCGGGTTCGGGACCGACGCCGCGGGCCTGCGGGCCTCCCTGGAAAGGTGGGTCGCCTCCGGCGCGCCCCTGCTCATGGCCCGGGACGCGGCGCGGGGCGCCGACGGCTCCCGGTGGGGCCTGGGCCTCCAGCGGGCCTTCACCGGCCCCGGGCGCTTCGGGGAGCTCCTGGAGGGCGTGCGCCGGGAGGGGGTCCACGTGGTGGAGTGGGACCGGGACCGCCTTTCGCCGGCCGTTCCCGATTCGGGACCGGGGCCGGCATCGGCCTTCTGGTACCACCTGGGGTTCACGGGGCCCGCGCTCTTCTTCCGGCCCGAGGATGGCCTCTGCGTGGCCGTGCTGGCCCATCGCGTGGGTCCCGGTGGCGGACTGCTGGACGCCGCCCAGCTCCAGGCCCGGAGGATGGAGGCGCTTTCCGCCTGGCTCTGA
- a CDS encoding capsule assembly Wzi family protein yields MIPHRTGLFRCLLVAVPGLALCAQAPEGWNRREELGSGLPPGAAWYGAGLWTADRHGPPAPLVDSLGMGNGYVGSGISAEAGADLGRWSFAIQGLADTDAQGRSHFTVMRSHARYHSGGWTAGFEQEPLVWGYGLTGGYLLGESARPVPKLRLETPYWHLSLGKWSLGEWGFQWFTGRLENGRSIPAASQMPLSIASDMALNGDPQSPFFSGWRTQARSRDGKVEFYLNWTVLWGGNRDGVPMTRGYSLGEYLTAITGTKDALAEGGVDFNDPNHPQPTLVNGAASSTNFDVGMRFRADWLARATSSEKAWIYVSRGSKGVLLQWKVLARRPIHYLGKEIDGTWRSVKGLSASAVWNRKDSYVAPNLIAPNDTIGILLEWPGVRFGLEHHDTSNPPGISYRSFVNSVYPSGFYAYGDPLGEALGGEANTTVAKVELDLGSRLSSSTWVFVGIRPFRDAPELWNAAHPSLSPANDAFQGLQQDLAWKVAPAATLRAGASWTRHSAVGWVPGAAGNGFRYFAELAYRWSR; encoded by the coding sequence ATGATCCCGCACCGCACCGGCCTCTTCCGCTGCCTCCTGGTCGCCGTGCCGGGGCTCGCCCTCTGTGCCCAGGCTCCCGAAGGCTGGAACCGCAGGGAGGAGCTGGGATCCGGCCTGCCCCCGGGCGCGGCCTGGTACGGGGCGGGGCTGTGGACCGCGGACCGCCATGGCCCCCCCGCCCCCCTCGTGGACTCCCTGGGCATGGGCAACGGGTACGTCGGCTCGGGGATCTCCGCGGAAGCGGGGGCCGACCTGGGCCGCTGGAGCTTCGCCATCCAGGGCCTGGCCGACACCGACGCCCAGGGCCGCTCCCACTTCACGGTCATGCGCAGCCATGCGCGGTACCACTCCGGAGGCTGGACGGCGGGGTTCGAGCAGGAACCCCTGGTGTGGGGCTACGGTCTCACCGGAGGCTACCTGCTGGGCGAATCGGCGCGCCCCGTCCCCAAGCTCCGCCTGGAGACGCCCTACTGGCACCTGTCCCTGGGGAAGTGGTCCCTGGGGGAATGGGGGTTCCAGTGGTTCACGGGACGCCTGGAAAACGGCCGCTCCATTCCCGCGGCCTCCCAGATGCCCCTTTCCATCGCCTCGGACATGGCCCTGAACGGGGACCCGCAGAGCCCCTTCTTCTCCGGCTGGAGGACCCAGGCCCGGTCCCGGGACGGGAAGGTGGAGTTCTACCTCAACTGGACCGTCCTCTGGGGCGGCAACCGCGACGGCGTGCCCATGACCCGGGGCTACAGCCTGGGCGAGTACCTCACCGCCATCACGGGCACCAAGGACGCCCTGGCCGAGGGCGGCGTGGACTTCAACGACCCCAACCACCCCCAGCCCACCCTCGTGAACGGGGCCGCCAGTTCCACCAATTTCGACGTGGGCATGCGCTTCCGGGCCGACTGGCTCGCCCGCGCCACCTCCAGCGAGAAGGCCTGGATCTACGTGAGCCGCGGCAGCAAGGGGGTCCTCCTCCAGTGGAAGGTGCTGGCCCGGAGACCGATCCATTACCTCGGCAAGGAAATCGATGGGACCTGGCGGAGCGTCAAGGGCCTCAGCGCCTCCGCGGTGTGGAACAGGAAGGACAGCTATGTGGCGCCCAACCTGATCGCCCCCAACGATACCATCGGAATCCTCCTGGAGTGGCCCGGGGTGCGCTTCGGGCTGGAACACCACGACACTTCCAACCCTCCGGGCATCTCCTACCGGTCCTTCGTGAACTCCGTCTATCCTTCCGGGTTCTACGCCTACGGCGACCCCCTGGGCGAGGCCCTGGGCGGCGAGGCCAACACCACGGTGGCCAAGGTGGAGCTGGACCTCGGCTCCCGCCTGTCGTCGAGCACCTGGGTCTTCGTGGGCATCCGCCCCTTCCGGGACGCACCGGAACTCTGGAACGCGGCCCACCCGTCCCTGAGCCCCGCCAACGACGCCTTCCAGGGCCTCCAGCAGGACCTGGCCTGGAAGGTGGCCCCGGCGGCGACCCTGCGCGCCGGGGCCTCCTGGACGCGGCATTCCGCGGTGGGCTGGGTGCCGGGGGCGGCCGGGAACGGCTTCCGCTACTTCGCGGAACTGGCCTACCGGTGGAGCCGGTAG